The Montipora foliosa isolate CH-2021 chromosome 1, ASM3666993v2, whole genome shotgun sequence genome has a window encoding:
- the LOC137980125 gene encoding protein rtoA-like — protein MKVIPDVVLTALFFQLFSVPKHISPAEALPVPLAELSHIYASEAVEVRAAGSGQGVEITGSGFEGSVLVSASGHGSGSGEIVGESNLRINSGERSGTEAETANGESPEENGDGGGEASGGEEESGSTISGEGEEAAIGMNSGEEGGNVDENGQEHNGSGVVVGEGEMLSGEGSGTDNCSQENGEGSTSDINAGEESGTVIKNCQELNASGKGDLSGEGSEMEGSSQGGEREGSAVSISSGEENGNVESGSGVIAVGNGIFLGGGVLRTSSPMFDEGPTSEIQENNASILQLLKDLQNFLPD, from the exons CTTACTGCTTTATTCTTCCAATTATTTTCAGTCCCAAAGCATATCTCTCCAGCAG AAGCTTTGCCAGTTCCATTGGCTGAACTTAGCCACATTTACGCAAGCGAGGCTGTTGAAGTCCGTGCTGCTGGTAGTGGTCAAGGGGTAGAAATTACCGGAAGTGGGTTTGAAGGAAGTGTTCTCGTGTCTGCCAGCGGTCATGGCAGTGGCAGTGGGGAGATTGTAGGAGAAAGCAATTTACGGATCAACAGTGGAGAAAGAAGTGGAACTGAAGCAGAGACCGCAAACGGAGAATCTCCAGAGGAGAACGGTGATGGAGGCGGAGAAGCTAGCGGAGGTGAAGAAGAGAGTGGAAGTACAATTAGCGGAGAGGGAGAGGAAGCTGCTATCGGCATGAACTCTGGTGAAGAAGGTGGCAATGTTGACGAAAATGGCCAAGAACACAACGGTAGTGGCGTGGTGGTCGGAGAGGGAGAGATGTTGTCTGGCGAAGGGAGTGGAACAGACAATTGTTCACAAGAAAATGGAGAAGGGAGTACTAGTGACATCAACGCTGGCGAAGAAAGTGGTACTGTTATCAAAAATTGCCAAGAGCTTAATGCCAGTGGCAAGGGAGACTTGTCTGGCGAAGGGAGTGAAATGGAAGGTAGTTCGCAAGGCGGAGAGCGAGAAGGAAGTGCAGTCAGCATCTCCTCTGGTGAAGAAAATGGTAATGTTGAGAGCGGTTCCGGTGTCATTGCAGTGGGAAATGGCATATTTTTAGGTGGAGGTGTTCTTCGCACTTCTTCACCGATGTTCGATGAAGGACCAACTTCTGAAATACAAGAAAACAACGCGAGCATCTTACAATTACTAAAGGACTTGCAAAATTTTTTACCCGACTGA